From the Nitrospirota bacterium genome, the window AAAGGGGCAGCATATGCGCTCACCGGTCACCATGAGATAATGTTCCCCCTGCTCGCTGCTGCGATCATTGAAGAACTCGGGTAACCCCTGCTTCTCTTGTCCCGGACTGCACGTTTTTCCCGTGTCTGCAGAAGATTTGCAGCCCATGGATACCGCAACAGGCGACCGGAATGTATAACCTCATAAGTTTTTCCGGGATATTCGTCGGCGGAACTGCAGCGCTCGTCCCGAAAAGGACACAGGACATCTCTGCGGTCGGGCTCAGGGCACTTGCAGCGGCAACGCTTGCCTGCCTCATGACCGCTGCGGTAGCAGGAACATTTTTTACAGAAGGCTCTGTGCTCTTAGGAAGGTAGTAACCTGTCAACCGGGTCCTTTCCGGTCAGGATTATGCACAGATTTCCCGAGCAGTCAGTGCTCCGGGGCAAGTGCGGAAAGTCTCTCTTCGAACTCCCGTGACCTCCTGTCAAATTCTCCTGTCACTGTTTCAAGCTCACTGAAAAGTTCCTCTATTCTTGCCTGAAACTCATGAATCGACTTAGACAGCCGCCTGATCCTCTCCCCGTCTCCTCTCACAGAGGCATCAAGAAGCTCCTGTGTCTCCCGCGCATGCTTCTCTTCAAGGAGCATAATGGCATCTTCCACCTCTGATATCTTTGCCTGCAGCGGCACC encodes:
- a CDS encoding nucleoside transporter C-terminal domain-containing protein → MYNLISFSGIFVGGTAALVPKRTQDISAVGLRALAAATLACLMTAAVAGTFFTEGSVLLGR